One window from the genome of Ananas comosus cultivar F153 linkage group 13, ASM154086v1, whole genome shotgun sequence encodes:
- the LOC109719281 gene encoding uncharacterized protein LOC109719281, giving the protein MAMVRESEEQCATPMGNLRQITNAMTMEMHSELTTEGRSKLKMLINCNGPTTNLWWATTNLDTIYVLCRARDESVDHLFTQCVFIKYIMVMGLEDVRTEELGNDVLVVWDKWMRKATMRGRSNGLSELVACWWTIWKVRNNLIFINQKFDPVLAVERLKILLSSWKDLL; this is encoded by the exons ATGGCGATGGTGAGGGAGTCCGAGGAGCAGTGTGCCACGCCTATGGGGAATCTACGGCAGATTACGAATGCTATGACTATGGAGATGCATTCGGAGCTCACCACCGAGGGCAGGAGCAAGCTCAAGATGCTCATCAACTGCAATG GGCCCACGACGAATCTGTGGTGGGCCACGACGAATCTAGATACAATCTATGTGTTGTGTAGGGCCCGCGACGAATCTGTGGACCATCTTTTCACTCAATGCGTGTTTATTAAGTATATCATGGTGATGGGACTCGAGGATGTGCGCACGGAGGAACTGGGTAACGACGTACTTGTAGTTTGGGATAAGTGGATGCGAAAGGCAACGATGCGAGGTAGGAGTAATGGACTTTCCGAATTGGTCGCATGCTGGTGGACAATTTGGAAGGTCAGGAACAACCTTATCTTTATTAATCAAAAGTTCGACCCTGTTTTAGCAGTCGAGAGGCTTAAGATTCTCCTATCTTCGTGGAAAGATTTGCtttga